The genomic region AGTTTCCCTCAGAGTTTGTCACCGTCACAAATCTGTCAGCTCAGTAGTGTCGTTGTCAGCTCAGGCTGATAAAGTCTCTGGCTGGTCTGCTCTGGTCCCTGTATCTTGTATTTGCACGGCTGTGGCCTACCAGTTCATCCACTTTAACCTGTGTGGTCAAACCTTGAACGGCAAAGAAATAGTTCCCCTCTCTGTGATAAAACAAGCATTTACATTAAATATGGCGAGTGATTGTTTGAAGCTTCAGTTATTTACACAGTCCATTAAAATGAGGAGATGGAAACCAAGGATGACCTCAATGACTCAAATACAGATTTCTTTGAATTGAAAGTATAAGCCTTTATGAATGGTTTAACATTAAACAACAGTGTATAAAGATTTCACAACCCCCCGAGCCAGCGTTAACAAGAAGATGCTGCTCATTGTTCAGTCATAAAGTAACACTCATTTATCAAAGTAAAGTTAACTGACAATATCTCCATATATTAACCTTACAAATTGAGGTAATTTGtgaattattataactattatcAGTATTGATTTGGCCCAGTTTTCCTATTGTCATAACTTCAAGGTGCATCTCATGTCAAATCAGTTTCCCTTAGACAAGCACTGCATTATGGGCTCAAACGTGAACTTCACCTGTAATCTGTGAGAAGTAAATTGATTTAGGCTACAGACAAAACAGGTCAGAGAGAATCTGAATTATAGCCTAtaatcaattttatttttcatttaaacatgaaTAGCCTACAAATAAGCACAACTGAACTTGACATTAGAAATCTAACAATATAAATCCTGAACCTCTGTCTATGTCAGTCAGAAACAACATCGATGTTTCATAATGTATTGGAAATGAAAACTATCACACTTACTCTGAACATGACTATAGgttgaatatatattatatatagtacTGTATGTGACGGCACATGTTAGAGTTTGGTTTTCAGTGCAAAAGTCCTTCACATGGCATAAGGCAAAAACTTTtctaaaaagattaaaaactatACAAACACAGTTGAAGGAGAAAAAGTTTGCACGGCTGACATAATCTATAGGAAGGCCTACAAGGGTATACAAAACACGTTGGTATTGGTCCCAGTATAGATTACTATTATTGGCTAGTGTAATTCTTCATACATTACCTTGGTTGTCctaaagaggaggaggtttaGTAAAGAATACCCACAAGAAAGCATCTCATCAAAAAAGTTCCCAGAACCCTCCAAGAGTGTGAAGAGCTGAATGGCTACAATTATAGTATAGGCAGCACAGGCTATAATCAATATAAAGGTCCTTTCAGTTATCTgggtctcctctgctccatgcCATTGGGCAGAAATCCTGCAATGATGGGCACCGGCCATATGAGAGCAGCAACACTCCACACGATGATCACTAGAGTCATGAAACAAGCCACAAGTGTCGACTCGATGGGTTTTCGGTTCAGCCTCCAACTTTTGTCCCCGTTCAGCTCGTCGAGGCTGAAATCCACGCAGCAGAAGGCGACCTGGTCCCCGCTCTGCTGGCCCCGCGTCCGGCCCTGACCGAACCGCCGGTACCGGGACATCCCGCAGCCCACGCACAGCCGCAGCTCCTGCTGACCCCCGTTGACCCCGAGGTGCTCGACGACGACGGGCGAGATGGCCCTGTTGAAAGATGCGGAGAAGAACGCCCTGCCGTGGTTGTTGGTGGTGTAGAGGAGCACGTCACACTGGAAGCCGAAGCTGCTGTCCCAGCGGGCCACCAGCGAGGTGGGCAGCAGCCGCTGGACGCTCACGTTGCACTGGGACAGGCTCTGCAGCGGGGAcgaggcggcggcggcggcggcgtcgGGCGAGGCGTCGCTCTCCTCCACGCTCCTCTTGGAGAAGCGCACGTCCACCTCCAGGTTGGCCATGAACCTGTTGGAGGAGTTGATGGGCGGCAGGAGCAGGTCCTCGTCGCTCCAGCCCTGGCATCGCTGGAGGAGTCCGGCCACCGCGGTCAGAGCCAGCAGCAGGGTCGGGGAGTTGTTCAGCATGGCACAGGGCGCGTCTCTCCTCCTCGCATGGTCTCTGAGACGATCCGCGGGCGACGGACGATCGGACGAGGCGCGCGAGGCTCGGAGATGCCACTTACTCCGGTGGCTTTTAAAAAGCTGCAGCTCGCGATGGAGAGATTCAAAACCCAGCCCGACGGAAAAGGTGGAAAGCTTGTCACATGCATGCGCGCGTCCCAGCCCCCCTCCCGCTGGAGTCTCCAAATTAATAAATGTGGCGTGTTGTGGCTTTTCCAGGAGAGGGGCAGGCTGAGCAGCTCCGTGCGCAGAGCCTCTTCATCACAGCTCCcagctcctctgtctctccaggtGTGAGCTGAGCTCCGAACACATGTGCGGTGAGGAGAGACCCTCCAGTGCGCATGCAGGGACACACGAGCTTCGCATGCTATACCTCCTTCATTCGACAATCCAAGTAAAAGAAAAGGATCTGATAAGATCCACAGGCTGAGCTCTCATCTGTCTCCCAGGATGAGACATGTGGCAGTGGCACACTCTCCAGGTCAACTTGTGGCACCACCCTGACCAAACCAATTGGTCAGAGCCAACACTTGACATAAATCTAGAATTCATAATGTCAGACCCCTCAGAAACTTCAGCCCAGACATTAAAGAGAGATCCTcccaagatttattttttaaatgtgaatatttttgcACAGTTTTTACAAAAATTATGAACCATAGATTCTGCTTTAAAACCTTCTGTGAACGCTCATCAATAAAGATCTGTCAGGGAAACTGTGAATCTTATTGATTTTATCTATTTAGTTTGATTAAAGAAGTCAAAGTCAATGGTGCTGACAAAAATAACCAATATACTGCTCAATAGAACTATAGTAACATTGATATTAATAACTCTGGAGGGCCACATGCATCACTCATCAAACTTTTCATGAGAAACTTGTATCATTGCTACTGCTGAAATAAATAACCATCCAGCCGGTCAGTCCACCACTTTGGTCGAGACTGAAATATTGTCAAATCTATTGGGTGGATTGCTGCAGGAGTTTGCACAGACATTCATGGTTTTAAGATGATAGTTTTTATCTGCACTgggaaaatatcaaaaatacATATGTGTAATAATACAgacgcacagacacagacaaaggaaCTTTGCTCATGGaaagaacaacaacataaaTGACAAGTAAAAACTATATACAGACAGGCAACAATTGGTGAGATAACACAGAGATCAACTTTCCTCCAGATGATGACATGTTTGAGTGTCCTGAAACAAGTGCAGAGGTATATGGTATTTTAAAATCCCCTCAGGCAGGGGTTCTCACAGATGATGGTCTAGAACAGCAGAAGACCAAGTCAGGTTCCATTCCTGTCTGCCAAGAAACTAAAATGTGAGGCTGCACTGGACCCCCTCACGCATGAAAGCTGGGCAGTAGAAGACTCTGAAACAGATGCAGCCTGTCGAATCTAGTTTTcggctgaggctgcagatggtgGAGTCAGTATTTGGCAAGAAAAAACCATAGACCCAACCTGCCTTGTGTCAGCAGTCCaaactggtggtggtggggattGTTTTCTTAAATACCAACCGATCATGTTCCAAATACCACAGACATCTGAGTATTGTTGCTGAACATGTCCGTGTCTTTTAACCATCGTCTAATGGATACTTCCAGCAGGATAATGTTTCACTTCACAAACTGGTTTCATGAGGCCTCCGCCAGGAACCAGATCAGATTCCACTTTGAGATGTGGTAGAACAGGAAATTAGCAGCACGAATGTGCATCTGATAAATCTGCAAAAATGATGTGATGCAACAAGGGTCAATGTGGAGCAGGAAATCAGAGAGATGTTGTGGTAACTCAGATATGAAGAAGTGAAGCAAAGAAGGGCCTTACACACGAGTAGTAGGTGtccctaataaagtgctcagggactgtattttaatatttagagctctggtgactgtgaaggcCACTAAGCCGAGAAACACGGTGGGATTTCAGGCGACAGAGAGTAACCAACGAGGTTGCACCAATAAATTAGACTCTTGTTTCATCAGAGCGACTGAGCTAAAAGATAAGAAGTTAATCTGTTTGCCATGCAGGAAAGATTAACTCCCGAACCTCTATCTAATCAGGGTACATTCACCGAGTAGAGCACCAACCACGGCCACTGAATAATCAGTCCCGCTCAGCAACAGGGATTTATAAACCCTTTGCTCAAGAGCACAGCGGCAGGTAGAAAGAGGTAAAGGCAAAAATCCAAACCAATGCTCTTATGTGTATGAAaattatgtaaaatataaggCAGGAGGGTCAAAAAGCATcgcttttgaaaaataaagtgaaagGGTGGTCATTTGAGAGAATTTCCCTTCATTCAGCAACAAAACATTAATATCGAGAACCTGGTTTTGTCACAACTTGTTTTTTCTGTGCTCAATCTGCACAAATGTAAGAGTGCAAGGACACAGTTCAAACTAAATACTCCCATTGAAAAATCCATCTCGTCTCTAATCTATCTTTTCTCCTCAGTCATAAAATCATCTGCTCTGAGCGCTGCATGTACGACCAGCTACTagacaagaaagaaaagactGTGTGAGGTTTTGTGTTTGAGCGTTTATTCTGAAACACAGTTGCAACTCAGCACACTCAGGGTTCAAATCCAAAAGTTCACATTGCTATATTTACAGTTGTAGTTTTTCTCCCGGTGTAGCAGCTTCTCACAGACACAGCGTTTCCAGTGGGGATCGATCCTACAACAGCGGCCGCGTCAATTTCTCTCGCTGAGTTGTTTAGCATCAGGTTTGGTCTCATTCATTTAAACAGCAACATCACAAGCCGCCTGTTGCAGATGATAAAAAGTTATATTTTCTAAGTTTCTATATATGAAATCACTACAGAGAGTCCAACCGTCCATGACccatttgctttatttattcatctgttgTCTGCTCTGAGAGCTGTGTGTAAGTTGGTGGTTGTTGCTCTCGGCCATGTTGTTGTGCGCTCAGGGGCAGCCAGACACATCAATAAACATGTGCCTCCActgtggtggagcagcaggggTTTTGTACACAGCAGCATGTGTCACCTGGCTGCTGTATCTGCTGCCGAAGAGGACACAGTCACTCCCACCTCCCCGCCTCCGCCACGCTATTTGGTTTTTGGATCCCACACTTTTATCACAAACAGAAAATCTGATCAGAACTACAGCTGGGGACACAACCGCAGCTAATCTCAATTTTGGGGAGGTCTAATAAAAGTTTGAACATGAGGACTGTAGCTACGGAACATCTGTTTGGTTTTTGGCGAGGAGCCTTTTTCGAGCTGCGGTCTCAGGTGAGCTGTGGTTGGCCCAAATCGCGCTTAGCACAGAGGACACACTGTGTCCTATAGGAGACATGAATGCATCTCAGAGCTGAACTGCATAGATTGTGATGACAGAGACATAAGAGGCTGACCTTCCTCACCTTGATAGGGCTGTCTTTGGTGCAGATGTGGACAAAGGGGTGGTTCCATagactgttaataaagatggacgacttggtTGCACCCTAAAAtcgaagccaaagtgtcttgattgccacctggtggttggctgcagtataggtcaaaaTAATTGGCTATTCGATGCTAAAAAACAGGGTCCTTGATGCCGCAGCTCCACCCCTGATAGTTACTACGCAGCTCATGTTCCAAATCCGTAAGATGTTAGCAATCGTAATCCCAATATCTTGGTTTCCTTTTTGGATAGTGGCAGGAAGGGAAGACCCGTTGACCATCTTCACATACAGCCTATGTTCAGAACCAATTAATTTGTTTCACTTAATTAAACTATGTTTTATTACAATTAAATTATGTTGGTCAAttttttaaaatcagttttaGCAAAAATTTGCAATAGATGCATCTGTCAATATAATGCAACAAAAGCCCAAACTAGATATTTAAAATCCCAAATCAAGGTCCCAggccttttaaaaacacaatggaGTCACTTGAGGCAAGtgtattcattttatatttgacATGCTCGTGTTCTTTCCACCCTCCTGCAGAGGTTTTCCCCTTCCCCAATCACTTAACTTTCCATGTATCATGCCTCTGAGCAAGTGTGATTTGGTTTTCAATGAGGACGTTATTATGCTTTCTGCCAGTGTACTCTCCCTAACAAAGTATATATAATGCATCAGAAAAGATAATAAGCTATTGACAGAATTGGGTCATT from Pleuronectes platessa chromosome 10, fPlePla1.1, whole genome shotgun sequence harbors:
- the LOC128449898 gene encoding transmembrane protein 158; its protein translation is MLNNSPTLLLALTAVAGLLQRCQGWSDEDLLLPPINSSNRFMANLEVDVRFSKRSVEESDASPDAAAAAASSPLQSLSQCNVSVQRLLPTSLVARWDSSFGFQCDVLLYTTNNHGRAFFSASFNRAISPVVVEHLGVNGGQQELRLCVGCGMSRYRRFGQGRTRGQQSGDQVAFCCVDFSLDELNGDKSWRLNRKPIESTLVACFMTLVIIVWSVAALIWPVPIIAGFLPNGMEQRRPR